The following coding sequences lie in one Sorghum bicolor cultivar BTx623 chromosome 6, Sorghum_bicolor_NCBIv3, whole genome shotgun sequence genomic window:
- the LOC8069445 gene encoding triacylglycerol lipase 2, with protein MMLGGRHSSALASFLATLLSLGAAMAARPAPLATRPAGNGTCQSRVESFGYKCEEHTVTTADGYILSLQRIPGGRGSGQSPAAGTKIPVLLQHGLLMDGVTWLMNSPNESLGYILADGGYDVWIANTRGTVYSRGHTTLSSSDPAYWDWSWDELASNDVSAVVQYVYAQSGQQRLHYVGHSLGTLIAFAALSQHQQLGMLRSAGLLSPIAYLNKVASPLALAGADTFLAEALYWLGLDEFDPTGEHVHKLVTDLCSQPGINCYNMMSVFTGDNCCLDNSSVQVFLAHEPQASATKNMVHLAQMIRRGTLAKYDYGNAADNTKHYGQATPPAYDVSAIPDDFPLFLSYGGRDTLSDQQDVSHLLQVLKSHDGDKLTVQYLEDYAHADFVFAGNARERVYAPLMAFFKLQDK; from the exons ATGATGCTAGGAGGAAGGCACAGCAGCGCTTTGGCAAGCTTCTTGGCGACTCTGCTCAGTTTGGGAGCTGCAATGGCAGCGCGGCCGGCTCCGCTGGCGACACGCCCTGCGGGCAACGGAACGTGCCAGTCCAGGGTGGAGTCGTTCGGGTACAAGTGCGAGGAACACACC GTGACCACCGCGGACGGGTACATCCTGAGCTTGCAGCGGATCCCCGGCGGCCGCGGCTCCGGCCAATCGCCGGCGGCCGGCACTAAGATCCCGGTGCTGCTCCAGCACGGCCTCCTCATG GACGGCGTGACGTGGCTGATGAACTCCCCGAACGAGTCTCTGGGCTACATCCTGGCGGACGGCGGATACGACGTGTGGATCGCCAACACCCGTGGCACCGTGTACAGCCGCGGCCACACCACGCTGTCCTCCAGCGACCCGGCGTACTGGGACTGGTCGTGGGACGAGCTCGCCAGCAACGACGTCTCGGCGGTGGTGCAGTACGTGTACGCGCAGTCCGGCCAGCAGAGGCTGCACTACGTCGGCCACTCGCTGGGGACGCTCATCGCGTTCGCGGCGCTCAGCCAGCACCAGCAGCTGGGGATGCTGAGGTCCGCAGGACTGCTCAGCCCCATCGCCTACCTCAACAAGGTGGCGTCGCCGCTCGCGCTGGCGGGCGCAGACACCTTCCTCGCCGAG GCTCTGTACTGGCTGGGGCTCGATGAGTTCGACCCGACAGG GGAACATGTCCACAAACTAGTGACTGACCTATGCTCGCAACCAGGGATCAACTGCTACAATATGATGTCAGTGTTCACAG GTGATAACTGCTGCCTCGACAACTCCTCGGTCCAGGTCTTCCTTGCCCATGAGCCACAGGCTTCAGCAACCAAGAACATGGTCCATCTAGCTCAAA TGATCCGACGAGGGACGCTTGCCAAGTACGACTACGGCAATGCCGCGGACAACACGAAGCACTATGGGCAGGCGACGCCGCCGGCCTACGACGTCTCGGCGATCCCCGACGACTTCCCGCTCTTCCTCAGCTACGGCGGCAGGGACACCCTGTCGGACCAGCAGGACGTGAGCCACCTGCTCCAGGTGCTCAAGTCGCACGACGGCGACAAGCTCACGGTCCAGTACTTGGAGGACTACGCGCACGCCGACTTCGTCTTCGCTGGCAACGCAAGGGAGAGAGTGTATGCGCCTCTCATGGCCTTCTTCAAACTCCAGGACAAATGA